Genomic window (Brevibacterium paucivorans):
AGCGGAACAAACGCCAGCTTTTCCTGCACGTGCCACGCGGGAACGAACTGGGTCAGCCACACGGTCACTGTGACCACGGCAATGGTCACAGTGACCGGGCTGCGCCGAAGCGCCTGCACAGCGGGCGAGCGCGGGGCAGTCTGAGCCTGCCCCACCTGGGGCCAATCCCGAGGTGTCCGCCCACTTCCGGCCGCACCCACCTCGGGAGAATTCTGCGAAAACGAAGACCGCCCACCATTGGTGGGCGGCTCGTTGTGATCAGGATGATCGGTCACGGTCGGTTTTACTTGATGATTTCAACCGACTCGATGACGACTGGTTCCTGTGGGCGGTCCATTGCGCCGGTGGGGGTTGCTTCGATGTCAGCGACGACCTTGGCGGATTCTTCGTCAGCAACCTCGCCGAAGATGGTGTGCTTGCCGTTGAGCCATTCGGTCGCAACGGTGGTGATGAAGAACTGTGAACCGTTGGTGCCCTTGCCGCCGCGAGTTCCAGCGTTGGCCATTGCCAGCAGGCCAGGCTTGGTGAACTGAAGTTCAGGGTGGATTTCGTCGTCGAACATGTATCCGGGGCCACCGGTTCCCTGACCCAGTGGGCAACCGCCTTGGATCATGAACTGCTTGATGATGCGGTGGAAGCCCAGGCCGTCGTAGTAACGGGTGGGGTTGGTGCGGCCCGCGTCGTCCTTGTATTCGCGGGTGCCTTCGGCCAGTTCAACGAAGTTGGCCACGGTCTTTGGCGCGTGGTTTCCGAACAGGTTGAGTTTGATGTCGCCCTTGTTGGTGTGCAGGATCGCCTGCTGCGTTGCAATACTCATGGCTTCATTGTGTCATGACCAGCCTGTGACGTTGTCAAGTTTCATTCAGGGTGGTGGGTTGAGGTTTTCGCCTGGGCCGAGCTGGACTCAGCCGGGCCGAGGTGCGCCCGACGGCATGCAGTTGGCACACAGCAAAGACTCAGTCTCAGATGACTCGATCAGGTGGCACTGCACACTCAAACACGTAGGATAAAGACAACGAGTTTTTATTCTCGAGCTTGAGAGGGGCCATGTTTAAGAAATCACCGGCTAAAAAAGTAGCTAAGAAGTCGACTACAACCGCAAAATCATTCTTGGAAGAGGTTAGTGACGTGGCATCGCAGATTGGTAAGACTGTTCGAGAAGGTTCCGCACAGGCCATTGAGGCCACCGGCCCAGGCCTGGAACGTGCCAACGAATTCATTCACGACATCACCGACGCAGCTGGCCCCAAGCTGACTCAGACCAGCGACCGTCTTCACGAGGTTGCCGACCGTGTCCGTTCCCAGGCTGGCCCTCGCCTGCAGGAACTGTCCGAACAGGGTCGCGACCGCGCGGCTAAGGCAAGCGAACGCGTAACTGGTTACTCCACCAAGGCAGCTTCCGACGCAAGCAAGCGTTTCGCTGACACATCGTCGCAGGTCGCTGGCCTGTTGGCTTCCGCATCTGCTCCTAAGGGAGTAGAAGAACTCGTGGGTCGCGTGACCGGCGACAAGAACACTGTCAAGAAGGCTCAGAAGGCTGCGGCTAAGCGCGCTAAGGACCTGTCCAAGCAGGCGTCTAAGACCTCGAAAGAACTGGCCAAGTCCAACAAGAAGAGCAACGGTTGGAACTGGGTCGTGTGGGTTCTGGCACTGGGTGCCATTGGCGCGATCGGTTACTACGTGTGGAAGAAGCTCCAGCCAGTTAACGACCCATGGTCGGAACCACTGCCTGGCAACCGTCCAGCCGACGCTCGCCCGCTGGGTTCGCACGACGCTGAAGAGTCCACCGCGACCGCTCCTATCGTGTCCGAGGTGGAAGTACCTGCAGGTCACGGCGACGAAGAAGAAAAAGACGCCGAGGTGGTCGCATCCGACCTCGAAGACGTCAAGGACGCTGACGCTTCGGGTACCCCTGGCAAGCACTGAGTGTGAAGGGCTTGGGTGACTAGCCCTTAATCACTGGCCGGCCGTGTGCATGTGTTGCACACGGCCGGTTTGTTGTGTGTGCAAGTTCGGCGTGCGCTTGTCTCATCTGGCCGTTCCAGTCTTATGATCAATTCGCGTAGCGTCGTTTAGCTACACTCCAATTCAATTTTGTGCGTCGAGTGTATCTAAAAGCCCCCAAAAGAGTGATGTAGGTCACTAAATGGGGGTGTAATGAGGT
Coding sequences:
- a CDS encoding peptidylprolyl isomerase gives rise to the protein MSIATQQAILHTNKGDIKLNLFGNHAPKTVANFVELAEGTREYKDDAGRTNPTRYYDGLGFHRIIKQFMIQGGCPLGQGTGGPGYMFDDEIHPELQFTKPGLLAMANAGTRGGKGTNGSQFFITTVATEWLNGKHTIFGEVADEESAKVVADIEATPTGAMDRPQEPVVIESVEIIK